A section of the Paenibacillus odorifer genome encodes:
- a CDS encoding response regulator transcription factor, translating into MYKIFIVDDEPFIIEGLYDIVDWAALGMEIVGHAENGQEALESLRFVPADILITDISMPLMNGLDLIRAVREIQPEIKVVILSGYDEFGYLKEGMALGIENYLLKPINLQEFRATLVTAAEKLGVSRQESQFNAHSISILRDNVMYRWLRCQIGPKEFSERTDFLGLRLDKPLVQVALLRPEQDAAELFQAVEEVVGSNPSLIAFRDMDGDTVLLHLLSEYQQGKEAVERLHAQLLLSLTGGPPMRLSVGTVEEMEEAAAQSYAHAKMTQEYFMLFPERNLLHYEEVQDRHEVAVQGMPLNWEDDFKLIMAKDKEALLVRIQDHFEQLRQMEGITPVLLQGIAMEWLIRFKMQLQEIRHVEEPELFADGFGLIRSTVSINELTQIIQEAATITVDALVRDVKSPVVQQVLNYIHESYNEDVSLKTLGAQYHIHPVYLGQLFHKEVNESFTEYINKYRIEKAKELLRNTSLKVHEIALKVGYWETGYFYKQFKKHVGISPTEYKGLV; encoded by the coding sequence ATGTATAAAATATTCATTGTGGACGACGAGCCTTTTATTATCGAAGGATTATATGACATTGTGGATTGGGCAGCACTGGGGATGGAGATTGTCGGCCACGCCGAGAACGGCCAGGAAGCGCTGGAGTCGTTGCGGTTTGTCCCAGCAGATATTCTGATCACGGATATTTCCATGCCGCTGATGAACGGACTGGATCTGATCCGGGCTGTGCGGGAGATTCAACCGGAGATCAAAGTTGTTATCCTCAGTGGTTATGATGAATTTGGATATCTTAAGGAAGGAATGGCGCTCGGCATTGAAAATTATCTGCTCAAGCCTATTAATTTGCAAGAGTTCCGGGCAACATTAGTAACTGCCGCCGAGAAGCTGGGTGTCTCCCGCCAAGAGAGTCAATTCAATGCGCATAGTATTTCCATTCTGCGCGATAATGTGATGTACCGTTGGCTGCGGTGCCAGATTGGGCCGAAGGAATTCAGCGAACGGACTGATTTTCTGGGACTTAGACTAGATAAGCCGCTGGTGCAGGTAGCTCTGCTTCGCCCTGAACAGGACGCTGCCGAGCTATTCCAAGCGGTGGAAGAGGTTGTAGGCAGTAACCCGTCTTTGATTGCATTCCGGGATATGGATGGAGATACCGTGCTGCTGCATCTGCTTAGTGAGTATCAGCAGGGCAAAGAAGCGGTGGAGAGGCTTCATGCGCAGCTGCTGTTATCCCTAACTGGCGGTCCGCCAATGCGTCTCTCCGTAGGAACGGTGGAGGAGATGGAGGAGGCTGCGGCTCAGAGTTATGCCCATGCAAAGATGACTCAGGAATATTTCATGCTGTTTCCAGAGCGGAATCTGCTGCATTATGAGGAAGTTCAGGACAGGCATGAGGTTGCTGTCCAAGGTATGCCGCTGAATTGGGAAGATGATTTCAAGCTGATTATGGCGAAGGATAAGGAAGCGCTGCTGGTGCGGATTCAGGATCATTTTGAGCAGCTGCGGCAAATGGAGGGGATTACACCTGTGCTGCTGCAAGGCATTGCCATGGAATGGTTGATCCGCTTCAAGATGCAGCTGCAGGAGATCCGTCATGTGGAAGAACCGGAGCTTTTCGCAGACGGTTTTGGCCTCATTCGCTCCACAGTTTCCATAAATGAACTAACTCAGATTATTCAGGAAGCCGCTACCATTACGGTAGACGCCTTAGTTCGGGACGTAAAGAGTCCAGTCGTGCAGCAGGTGCTGAATTATATCCATGAGTCCTACAATGAAGATGTGTCACTGAAGACCCTCGGTGCCCAATACCATATTCACCCGGTGTATTTGGGACAGCTGTTCCATAAAGAGGTGAATGAGTCATTCACCGAATATATCAATAAATACCGGATTGAGAAGGCGAAGGAGCTGCTGCGGAATACCTCACTTAAAGTTCATGAAATCGCTCTCAAAGTAGGCTATTGGGAGACCGGCTATTTTTACAAACAATTTAAGAAGCATGTCGGGATATCTCCTACGGAGTACAAAGGGCTTGTCTAG